The Buteo buteo chromosome 1, bButBut1.hap1.1, whole genome shotgun sequence sequence AGGGGTCCCCAGGATGCCCAGCCATGCCTGTGCCTGTCCCCCCGcccaggggaccccccccagccccaccacccaGCCTTGCCCCTGACTCCAGCCTcatcctgccccccccagccttgtCCCCCACACCCTGCCCCCCAACTTCAGCCTCCAGTCCTGTCccatctcccccagccccatcccaaCCCCAAGAACCAACCCCCCAGCCTTAtcccccacctgccccctcccagccatGGCCCCCAGTCCCAAAACCAtcctcccccatcctcagcccccagccccgtcccccctcagccccacgccgcccccagccccgtcccatcacccccagccccacgccgcCCCAAACGCTGCCATACCTGCCtcgggggggggtcccgctcCCAGGGGGCCGGCCAGCCCCCCTGCTCTTGGCCCCCGATGCCGTTGTGCCCCGAGTCACCCCAGACTGgctcctgcccctgctgccccaCAGGCCCTATGGGGAGAGGGGCAGGCTGAGCCCCACGCCAGCCCCCACGTCTGGACGGGGGTCTGGGGTGCAGGAATcaccccccccagacccatatAGGGGTCCCCCGCCACGCACCTGGCTGCGGTTCCTGGGGTGccaggcagggaagggctggatCCTccggcaggctgggggggctggggctgcgcgggggggtcccggtgtGGGGCATCGAGGCAGGTGTCAGCCCGGGTaagggggaccccccccgggggctCGGGACCCCCTCGCCTGGCCCCGCCAGCAGCCCCAGAGACACCCatgcgggggggctggggagggggtagGTGTCCAGGGGGGGTCCATCCTCAtcctgggaggtgctgggggggctggggggaggcagagTCACAGCCTCCTCGATGCCCAGAGGGGGCTGccagggggggctgccggggggccCCAGCCCGGGAGTGCTGCAGGGGGGCAGCGGCTCTGCCCCACAAGTGCTGTCAGGGGACGCCAACCCAAGAGGGCCGGGGGGGCACCCCGACCTGGGGGGACTAGTGGGGAGCAGGGACCCTGGCCCAGGCACATCAGGGGGGGACCCTGcccctgctgggctggggggccCCCAGGTGGCACAGGGAGCCGGGGGGCCTGTCCCTATGGGGCTGGCCAGAGGGGGGGGTCCTGTccccacagggctggggggggtccccagggtggcACAGGGAGGGAGCTCTGTCCCTGTGGGGCTGGTAGCATGGGGTGgccctgccctggctgggctgggggggctccccAGGGTGGCACAGGGAGGGGTCCCCCTTCCCACAGGGCTTGTGGGGCTCCCAGtgagggcagagggaggggtCCCCCTCGCTGTAGGGCTGGTGGGGGTCCCAGTAGTGGCACATTGAggcgtccctgtccccatggggctgggggggctccccAGGGTCGCACAAGGAGAGGTCGCTGTTCCCACAGGGCTGGCGGGGGTCCCAgtgggggcacagggaggggTCCCCCTcgctgtggggctggtgggggtcCCAGTGGTGGCACACTGAggcgtccctgtccccatggggctggggggggtccccaaggtGCCACAGGGAGGGGTCCCCCTCTctatggggctggtgggggtcCCAGCGGTGGCACACTGAGgcatccctgtccccacgggGCTGGCGGGGGTCCCAgtgggggcacagggaggggTCCCCCTCCctatggggctggtgggggtcCCAGTGGTGGCACACTGAggcgtccctgtccccatggggctgggggggctccccAAGGTGCCACAAGGAGGGGTCCCCCTCcccgtggggctggtggggaggggaggctggggtcggtgggggctgggggggggtgcagCCCTGAACGCCCCAGGGTGGAGGGGTCCGGGTGAGGGTGGGGGGTCCGGCCGGCGGAAGATGAAGGCTGACTCCGTCAGGCTGCGCTGGTACCGCAGGAATGGCCGACGGGCACCTGGGGCACGGGGCAGGGGTCAGCAgccggccctgcccgcccggGGGGGCGGCGACCCCCACTGCTGCCCCGCACCCCCGGACCCGGCCTCGTCACCTCCCGCCACGGGGGCACCTACCGGTCCTGGTGCCAACGGGGGATGCTGGCAGCGGGGTGCCAGAAGTGGACCCCGAGCGTTCCCGTTGCCGGAAGAAATCCCGGGGGTTCTGCGAGCGCTGGGAGACCAGGACGGCCGCCTCCTGCCGGCACGGAGACCCGTCAGCGGGGCCACGGCACGGCCGTGCGGCACCACGGCACGGCTGGCGGGGCGCTCAGCCTGCGGCACGGCCCGTGGCACGGCTGGGGGCATacagggcaggatggggggctCGGCCCCGGCACTCACGGCCGCCTTCTCGATGGACTCGCTGCGCCGGCCGCGGTCCCGCATGGCCTCCTCGTgctcccgctgctgctgctcctgcggGCACGGAGCACAGTCGGGCAGCCCGCGTTCCGCCCCCCCCATACCccctggccccccccagcccggctgcCTCGCTCACCCATCgtgccttctccttcctccgctcctctgcctccagccgTGCCTGCTCCTTCCTGCGAGGGCAGGGAGCGTCAGAGGGGGCACGGGGGGAGCAGCCGTGGGGTGCAGGAGCCTCTGGGTCCTGCTGTGGGTCTCCGTGCTCGGAGCCACGTGggactgggggcactgggatgggGAAGCTGGGGGTGCGGTGGGCTGGGGGTCCCACCGTGGGCACCCGTGGTGAGAGTGCTGATGGGGCCGGGGGCACTGCGGGATGCAGGGGGCTGTGGGTCCCACCACGGGCACCCACAGTGAGAACACccacggggctgggggcactgcGGGGTGCAGGGGGCTGTGGGTCCCACCACGGGCACGCGTGCCAGGGCCAGGCTCATGGGTCCCATCCCTCACCGCTGCTCCTCGATCATCCGCTCCTTCTCCCTGAAGCGGAGCTCGCGCTCGGCTGCCTCCCGCCTCTCCTCTTCCATCCGCTCCCGCTCCCAGCGCTTGCGCTCCtccagcgcccgccgccgctcctCCTCCTTGCGTTGCTCTTCCTCGCGCTGTGGCCGCACCGCGCTCAGTGCCGGGACCCCCGCCGGGCTCAGCCCCCGGCGCCCTCATGGGCTGAGCCAGCAGCCGGGACCCCGGTCCTGGAGATGCCAGGGGGGCTCTCAGGGATTCACTCAtgcccccccccatgccccctgCCCCTCACCTCAGCCTGGGCCCAGAAGGAGTCCCGCTTGGTCCGGTGGATCTCCAGCGCCGGGTTGGTCTTGCGGTAGTTGGTACCCTGCGGGGACCGAGCCGGGGTCTCAGGGCAGGAGCCCCggggccccccccagccacagACCCCCCAGGGAGGGCACTGGTAAGGGTGGACGAGAGCCCCATCACCCCACCAGGTGCCCTCCTGGCtggtccccatccccatgggcACCTCACCCCCCCACCTCGGGACCCCCAACTCACCACCAGCTCCTGGGCATCCGGGGGGGGCACCCTCCTGGCGGGGGCGGCAGCAGGGGCCATCTGTGCCAGCGCTCGGCTCAGCCCCTCCTGCGTCACCTCCTCGGCGCGGCGGGCGCTCAGCACCACGCTGGCCTCCTGCCGCCGAGACGGGACGGCGTCATCCCCCGCCCCAAGCAcccacggcccccccccccatgctctACTCCCCCCTGGGACAGATTTGCAGCCTCCCCAGGGAATCCTGGCACCATTCCCTTGCCCACGCTCGCCAGCTTCAGATGTGGGGCTGGATCCAGATGTGGGGCTGGATCCAGATGTGGGAGCCGGATCCAGATGTGGGAGCCGGACAGATCTCTGGGGGCTGGGACATAGGAGCAgaagcgggggggggcacaggatCCCACCAAGCAAGGGCAGGATCCggccagggcgggggggggggggcagggagcccAACCACAACCCCGGATCGTCGGCCAAGGCTGGGAACTGGGAACAGCAGCGTCTGAGTCAGCAGAGCCAGGAATGCACCCGGCGCAGCAAGCAAAGGTCGGGGctggctgggatggggggggacaACACACAAGGGGGCACGGGACCCAGTTCCCAGCCCCGGTGCCCCCAAAGGGGGCACCGGGGCTGGGAACTGGGTCCCGTGCCCCCATAAACTCACCCTAAAGAAAGCTCTGATGGCGGGCAGATGCCCGGCACACGCCTTACGTTGGGACTCCGGTGCCTTCTCCCCGACCTGGCACCGGCATGCACTGCTTAGGCTGGGACCTCGTgccatgtccctgtcccccgGGATCCCCGGTGGAGGGGTAGGATGTTCTGAGcaccgacacccccccccccccaagccccgcTACTCACCCAATTGATGAGGACGATGCGGTGAGCGCCAGTGCTGGGGTCTTGGATGCGGCACAGCCCGTACATGATGCTGGTGATGGAGAATTTTTCAGCCAGCTCATCCGGACCCCCGGCTACAAGGAGGAGGTGGTCAGGGGAGGTGGGCACAGTGGGACCCCCCAGTACCCGCCCCAGCGACATCGCTCCCCGTTACCTCCGGAGTCCAGGAGCTTGAGGTCATGGTGCTTCTCATAGGCAAAGACGGCCctgaggggggagaggggggtcggggggggggttgcagcagagcagcacgggcagctgcccttgTCCCGGCAAGGTCACCTGTGGCCGGCAGCACGGCCACCCGGACGTCCCCGGCTGCGGCAGGCGGTGGCCACCGACCTGCTCCGGGCAGCGCCGGCtggtgggtgcccccccccagggcagcgTGGCCGGTGGCAGCGGCtctcctgggggggggagctgggagctgcccCGGGGAGAGCTTGGGGGGGGCCAGGGGGAGGCAGCCTGGGGACCCGCCAGCCCGggggcaccccccaccccgtgccGCCCACCCGGGCTGAATTCGTGGAAGTGCTGCCGGCGGCATCCGCCCCGGGGACAATGGGGCCGCGGGAAGTGTCGCAGCagcacgcccccccccccggtcccccccaGGCTGCCCCTGGCCCAAGCCCCTGAGGGCGATGCTGGTGTCACCCAGCACCGGGCTGGCACCTCACAGGGTGCCCAGGACCCCTCCCCACCGGCCAGGCAGACCCCGACCCACCGGCCCTGTCCTCCCCTTGCCTGCCCAGAGaggggggagcagccctggcccccGGGCTGTGCCGGGACcccctgccaggggctggggcccgggggggggggctctgtggcCAGGGACCCCTCGCTGGCGGAGGCCCCAGCCGGGCATTCCCCATCAGCTCTGCCGCCTCTTTGTCTCCGCGTGGCTCCGATTACACGCGCATGTGGCGGCACGCGGCGCGCCGTGCCGGCTGGGACACGGCCCGGATCTGGGAGCACACGTGCAGCGTGGCACGGAatggcatggcacggcacggcgtGGCACGGAATGGCACGACAGGGCAGGGCACGGCGTGGCAGGGCACGGCACGAAATGCCACGACAGGCCACAGCACGCCGGCCGCACGCGGCGGGCCTGTCCGGCGGCAGGCGCGGGTGCCGGAGCTGGGCCAGCCGAGGTCCGGCGCGGCGGCACGCCGCCCGGGATGGCGGTTTGGGGGCAGAGGGCAGCGCCCGGGCGGCCCGGGGGCCGAGCGAGCCCGGTGTGCCGccgcggggcgaggggccgcTGCGGGGGCCGGTGCAGCCCTGCGGCTGTCGTCCCCCGCCCCGATGTCAGCCCGGTGGGACGAggacccccggccccggccgccgtGCCGGGTGGCGGGAGGAGGCCGGCTCCAGCCCCGAGACCGCGGCACCGACCCGGGACCGGCCCGGGACCCCCGGGGACGGGACCCTGctccccctctcttccccccccggggggctgcccgggcagggtggggggtgCGGACGGGCGGGGCGCCCCGACCGCCCCGGGCACTCCCGGGTGCCCCccggccccttccccagccccggcccgccgggGACGGGCGGCAGGAGCCGGTGCCGGCCGCACCGGCAGTGCCCCCGGTGcggtctcccccccccccgtctccgggccgggccgggccgggccccgggcggcggcgccgctcccagcccggcggcggcggggccgggcggggcgggacCGGACCGGGCGCCCGGTTCCCAGAGCGGCTCGGCGGGCGCAGCGGCGGGCGGGGCTCAGCCCCGGGACCGCGGGCCCGTCCCGGCAACCCCTACCCCGGCACCCCCCACCACGCGTCCCGGCCGGGACCCCGCGGCGTCCCGgaccgccgcccccccccgccccgtcccgtcccgtcccggtGCCGGTGTCCGGTGTGTCTCGGAGCCCCCCACCCTGTGCCGGTACCCCGTGGCCGTTCCCGGTACCCCGTGGCCGTTCCCGGTGGCCGTGGCCGGTGGCCGTTCCCGGTGGCCGGTGCCTATTGCCGGTGGCCCGTGCCGGTGGCCGGTGCCCATTCCCGGTGGCCCGTGCCGGTGGCCGTTCCCGGTGACCGGTGCCTGTTGCCGGTCCCGTCCCCAGTCTCACCAGTTGGTCCCGGCCCGGGGGTTGCCCACGTCCTCCTTGGCCGCCAGCAGCGCCAGCCGGTGCCGCTCCAGCCCCGGGGCCGCCatcccgcgcccgccgcccctgcgcccgccccgcccccgccccaccgcccaCGGGCGGGACCGGGCGGcaccgggcggggcggggggcggcggcggcggcggcggcgccgggcgggcgggcgggcggggcgggggcccgCTGCCCGGGACCAACCGGGACACCCGGCACCGGGAGGCGGACGCTGTGCCGGGGTCCCACAGCGGGACAGGGGTGCTGTGCCGGGGTCCTGCGCTGGGACACGGGTGCAGGTCTCAAGGTCCCACGCCAAGACATGGGTGCAGTGCAGGATCCTGCACCGGGACGTGGGTGCTGTGCCAGGGTCCTGCGCTGGGATGAGGGTCCCACACTGGGACAGGGGTGCTGTGCCAGAATCCCACACCAGGACATGGGTGCTGTGCAGGGTCCCACACTGGGACAGGGGTGCTGTGCCGGAATCCCACACCAGGACATGGGTGCTGTGCAGGGTCCTGCACCAGGACGTGTGTGCTGTGCCAGGGTCCTGCGCTGGGACATGAGTGCAGGTGCCAGGCTCGCACACTGGAATGTGGGTGCAGTGCAGGATCCCACACTGTGACATGGGTGCTGTGCAGGGTCCCACACTGGGACGTGGGTGCTCTGCCCAGGATCCCACACTGGGATATGGGTGCGGTACCAGGGTCCCATGCTGGGACATGGATGTTGTGCCAGGATCCAGCATTGGGAAGTGGGTCCCACTGGGATGTGAGTGCTGTGCAGGGTCCTGCACCAGGACGTGGGTGCTGTGCCAGGGTCCTGTGCTGGGGCATGAGTGCAGGTCCCAGGGTCCCACACTGGAATGTGGGTGCTGTGCCAGGGTCCCATGCTGGGACACGGATGCTGTGCAGGATCCTGCACCGGGATGCTGGTGCTGTGCCAGGGTCCTGCACTGGGATCAGGGTCTGACACTGGGACAGGGGTGCTGTGCAGGGTCCCACACCGGGATGCCGGTGCTGCGTCAGGGTCCTGCGCTGGGACGTGGGTGCAGGTCTCAAGGTCCCACAGCAAGACATGGGTGCAGTGTAGGATCCTGCACTGGGACATGGGTGCTGTGCCAGGGTCTGGCACTGGGATGAGGGTCCCACACTGGGACATGGGTGCTGTGCCAGGGTCCTGCACTGGGATGAGGATCCCACACTGGGACATGGGTCCTGTGCCAGGGTCCTGTGCTGGGACATGGGTGCTGTGCAGGGTCCCACACTGGGATGTGGGTGCTGTGCAAGGTCCCATGCTGGGACATGGATGTGGTGCCAGGATCCAGCACTGGAAAGTGGGTCCCACTGGGACGTGGGTGCTGTGCAGGTCCCAGAGGGACAGCATGCGGGACTGCAGGCAGGGCCGTGCAGGCAAGCCAGGGTGCAGGATGCTCAGCCCGGGCTGGGGCTGACGTTGGGGGGGTCcccgtcccctgtccccccattGGGCACCAGCGGCCCCGTCCTGGTGAAGTTGCGCTCGGCCCGTTCCCTTATTTGGTCACTGCGGCCTCCAAACCCCAAAGCCCCAGAGAGGGAAAATATTCAACATGGCTGGAAAATggggccctggggctgggggcatcCCCAGCTCCCCCTGCCCACGAACGTGAGCAGGGGGGGCCCCGGGGATGCCCCCAGCCCAAGGCCAGGTCCCATGtgcctcagccccccccccaagcaagGGGGcccctctgctgcagccaccGACCCAAGGCCACCAGCCCATAGTAGCCACTAACCCTCCAagaccccccccctccaccgtGGCCCCCTGCCCAGGGCCTGCACCCAGCCTGCCACCCGTCCTGGGGGTCCCGGTGGGTCCTGGGGGTCCCGACGGAGGGTCACGGGTGCTGGGATGGGGTGGCAGGACCGGCACGGTGCTGGTGCGGGGGGAGCCGTGGGGACCCGGCAGCCtgtcagggtggggggggcaggatcAGACCCACGGTGGGCACAGCCCGGCTCCCCCCCTGGGCCCTGGGACGGGTGGGGGGCCATGGGGCTGGGAGTggtgctggggacacggggcagtgctggggggacatggggcagTGTTGGGGAcacagggcagggctggagacTGGTGCCGTTCCCGGTGTCGCTGGTGTGTACTGAGTGCTCTGGTGTCACTCTTCCCAGTCGTGCGTACTGGTACTGGTGGTTCGTGCTGGTGTGCACTGGTGAGAGGTGGGCGCTGGCTGTACCGGGAGTCTGGTCTGCGGGGGGTGAACGGTGTCACTGGTGCCGCTGCTGTCGCTGGTGTTGCTGGTGTCACTGCTGTCACCAGTGTCGCCGGTGTCGCTGGTGTCCCTCGTGTTCCTGCTGTCGCTGCTGCCGCTGGTGTCACTGCTGtcactggtgctgctggtgtCGCTGCTGTCGCCAGTGTCGCTGCTGTCGCCGCTGTCGCCGGTGCGGCCGGTGCCCCCGTTCTCTCCCGCGGGTGGGCGGGGCGTGGGAGAGGGGCGTGTAccgggccccgccccccgccagGGGCGTGGCCGCCGATGGCAGCCGGCcgcggagggggcggggggggcgtgtccgggggctggcggggcgaggggggggttgctgagggggggggcagtCACGTGTGGCgcggcgccccctggcggcgcTCCTTTGTCCGCGcgcgggcggggccgcggcggggcggtcGCGGATTggcggcagcggggcggggcggggcggggcgaggcgggCGGCCCGGTCCCGGATTGGcgacggcggcggggcggggccggcggggcggggcggagcggcggGACGGGCGCGGattggcggcggggcggggcggggcggggtaacgggcccgggcggcggcgggcggcgggcggcggagcggcggagcggcgcgggCATGGGCGGGGGGCGGCGCTGAGCGCGGCCGCTCCGTGCGGGGCCGCTGCCCGGGGCCCGGCGTCCCCGCGGCGCCCATGGACCTGGACGTGGACTACGAGCGCCCCAACGTCGAGACCATCAAGTGCGTGGTGGTGGGCGACAACGCCGTGGGGAAGACGCGGCTGATCTGCGCCCGCGCCTGCAACGCCACGCTCAGCCAGTACCAGCTGCTGGCCACGCACGTCCCCACCGTCTGGGCCATCGACCAGTACCGCGTCTGCCAGGAGGTGCGGGGCAccggggcgcggggggcggcgggggcggggacgACGGCTCCGGGGCTCCGgggccccggggccggggccgtgACGGCGGCGGTCCCTGTCCGGGCAGGTGCTGGAGCGCTCCCGGGACGTGGTGGACGAGGTCAGCGTCTCCCTGCGCCTCTGGGACACCTTCGGGGACCACCACAAGGACCGGCGCTTCGCCTATGGCAGGTGGGACCGCGGGCACCCCGAGCCCTGCCACCGGCACCCCGAGGCCCACCACCGGCACCCCAAACCACCACCGGCACCCCGAGCCCTGCCACCGGCACCCCAAACCACCACCGGCACCCCGAGCCCTGCCACCGGCACCCCAAACCACTGCCAGCGCCCCATCCCACCGCTGGCACCCTCGCCCACCACCCGCACCCCAAACCACCGCCAGCACCCCGCCCccgccccagccctgccttcccTGGGGGGATGTGGAGCCGAAGGGGCCCCCATggctcctgccagcacccagaGAACAGCTCTGGCACCCCAAACCCGCCGGGGGAGCCGGGTGTGCCCCCAACCCCCCAGCCAGGGGCTGCTCTCAGCACCCTGGGGGCACCATGGCCCACAGCTCGgacagcagcagggctgtgggccCCGACAGCCCCCCACTGTGGCCAGGGAGACGCCGGTGCTCGTggcttccctggggagcagccagCACCAGGCACGCCGAGGTTGACctgtttggggaggggggggtggctCTGGGGTGCTGGTTGGGGTGCTGGGACCCTTCCCTTGGGAGTGCTGGCTTGGCAGCAGGAGATGCCCCTGGGCCATGGCCGAATGGTCACCACAACCCCAGCCCCCCCACGCTCCCTGTGCTGTAAACACCCCCCTTCCTCGTGGCCACTGGCACGTCCATGCTCTTATCGCCTGCCACACCATGCCAGCGCGGCTCGGCACACTCTAACCTCCCGTCCGCACTGCCCGGGGCCAGGGGCCAGGGCACTGGCTGCAGGGTGGGGGCAACCCTGGctgggggggatgtggggggctgccccagccacGAGTGCCCGAGGTGCTCGGTGTTGCCTGCCCCGCTGGGACTGCTGGCTTTGACCCCGCAGGGCGGTGGGTGCCGGGTCCCAGCCCGGGCCGACATCACCTGCGGGTGAGCGGCGGCTCCTGTGCTGGCCGAGGGCCCGCGGGAGGCGGCGGGTGGCATCTATCTTGGTCCCTGACACGGGCCCGGCTCCAAATGCGCCTCCTGGTCACGTCTCGGCAAGGCGCAGactaaaaacaaaccaggtCTGGGGCCACGTGGCTGCTCCCGGCCGCCTTATAAGGTcccgggggctgtggggacctgggtgctgctggcaccTCCCGCGTGTCCCCTGTCACCTTGCCCGGGGAGGCTCCCCCGAGCCACTGGCAGTGCTGGCGCAGGGCTGGGACGACGGCGGTGGTGTGACAGCCCCATGCTGGGCACAAGAAAGGGGCTCGGGGCGTCCAGGCAGGGTCagtccctgcagccctgcctgtgccagGGGCCGGCACACGCTCCGGCACTCACCGGGCCGCTCTCCGTGGGCCCCTCCTTGCACCCGCTTGTGCTTGGCTGCTGCCCCGGTGCTCTGCAGGGTGTTTCTGGGGCCCTGTGCTGTACCTGAGCTGGGGCAGCCCTTGGCTTGGCCGACCATGGTGACCTAGAGCCGGGTGCCCTCGGCTCCCTCCAAGGTCTTGGCTGCTCCCGTGCGCAGCCATGGGGCTCTCAGGGGCCGTCTGGCTCCCCGGGTCTGTggggcagagctctgccagggTAGGTGGGGGGTCTCAGGCTGCGTGTCCCTGGACAGGTATGGGACCCCAGTGCCATTCCCTGAGCAAGGCAGGGTGCAGAGGGTGGCTTGGGGATGCAGGGTGACAGTGGGTCACACAGGGACAGGGCTGCCCTCACCCTCTTcttcgtcctcctcctcctcctcccggccGCAGGTCAGATGTGGTTGTGCTCTGCTTCTCGCTGGCGAACCCCAACTCCCTGCGCCACGTGAAGACGATGTGGTACCCTGAGATCAAGCACTTCTGCCCCCGGACGCCCATCGTGCTGGTGGGGTGCCAGCTGGACCTGCGCTATGCCGACCTGGAGGCCGTCAACCGGGCCCGGCGCCCCTTGGCAAAGTGAGGCTGCCGCACCGGGCGGGTGGgggtggcggggccgggggggccggcCGGGGACCAGGGCCCCTCTGTGCGCGATGACACAGCCCCActctctcccccctgcccaggcccATCAAGCCCACGGACATCCTGCCCCCGGAGCGGGGCCATGAGGTGGCCAAGGAGCTGGGGGTACCCTACTACGAGACTAGCGTGGTGGCCCAGTTCGGCATCAAGGACGTTTTCGACAATGCCATCCGGGCCGCCCTCATCTCCCGCCGGCACCTCCAGTTCTGGAAGTCCCACCTGAAGAAGATGCAGCGGCCGCTGCTGCAGGCCCCCTTCCtgccccccaagcccccaccGCCTGTCATCCAGGTCCCCGACCCGCCGGCAAGCCGTGGCTGGGGCCCCGCCGCCCTCTTCTGCACGCCACTCTGCGCCGACGTCGTCTTCCAGCTGCAGGGTGGCCAGCAGGTCTTCGCCCACCGCGTCTACCTGGCCACC is a genomic window containing:
- the LOC142033970 gene encoding uncharacterized protein LOC142033970 isoform X1; this translates as MAAPGLERHRLALLAAKEDVGNPRAGTNWAVFAYEKHHDLKLLDSGAGGPDELAEKFSITSIMYGLCRIQDPSTGAHRIVLINWVGEKAPESQRKACAGHLPAIRAFFREASVVLSARRAEEVTQEGLSRALAQMAPAAAPARRVPPPDAQELVGTNYRKTNPALEIHRTKRDSFWAQAEREEEQRKEEERRRALEERKRWERERMEEERREAAERELRFREKERMIEEQRKEQARLEAEERRKEKARWEQQQREHEEAMRDRGRRSESIEKAAEAAVLVSQRSQNPRDFFRQRERSGSTSGTPLPASPVGTRTGARRPFLRYQRSLTESAFIFRRPDPPPSPGPLHPGAFRAAPPPSPHRPQPPLPTSPTGRGTPPCGTLGSPPSPMGTGTPQCATTGTPTSPIGRGTPPCAPTGTPASPVGTGMPQCATAGTPTSPIERGTPPCGTLGTPPSPMGTGTPQCATTGTPTSPTARGTPPCAPTGTPASPVGTATSPCATLGSPPSPMGTGTPQCATTGTPTSPTARGTPPSALTGSPTSPVGRGTPPCATLGSPPSPARAGPPHATSPTGTELPPCATLGTPPSPVGTGPPPLASPIGTGPPAPCATWGPPSPAGAGSPPDVPGPGSLLPTSPPRSGCPPGPLGLASPDSTCGAEPLPPCSTPGLGPPGSPPWQPPLGIEEAVTLPPPSPPSTSQDEDGPPLDTYPLPSPPAWVSLGLLAGPGEGVPSPRGGSPLPGLTPASMPHTGTPPRSPSPPSLPEDPALPCLAPQEPQPGPVGQQGQEPVWGDSGHNGIGGQEQGGWPAPWERDPPPRQGPLVLQGDEDNSILLPQPLHKTKPGFALLLARDTPHPQLPGGTSPPAEDEDLSPHAV
- the LOC142033970 gene encoding uncharacterized protein LOC142033970 isoform X2, whose protein sequence is MAAPGLERHRLALLAAKEDVGNPRAGTNWAVFAYEKHHDLKLLDSGAGGPDELAEKFSITSIMYGLCRIQDPSTGAHRIVLINWVGEKAPESQRKACAGHLPAIRAFFREASVVLSARRAEEVTQEGLSRALAQMAPAAAPARRVPPPDAQELVGTNYRKTNPALEIHRTKRDSFWAQAEREEEQRKEEERRRALEERKRWERERMEEERREAAERELRFREKERMIEEQRKEQARLEAEERRKEKARWEQQQREHEEAMRDRGRRSESIEKAAEAAVLVSQRSQNPRDFFRQRERSGSTSGTPLPASPVGTRTGARRPFLRYQRSLTESAFIFRRPDPPPSPGPLHPGAFRAAPPPSPHRPQPPLPTSPTGRGTPPCGTLGSPPSPMGTGTPQCATTGTPTSPIGRGTPPCAPTGTPASPVGTGMPQCATAGTPTSPIERGTPPCGTLGTPPSPMGTGTPQCATTGTPTSPTARGTPPCAPTGTPASPVGTATSPCATLGSPPSPMGTGTPQCATTGTPTSPTARGTPPSALTGSPTSPVGRGTPPCATLGSPPSPARAGPPHATSPTGTELPPCATLGTPPSPVGTGPPPLASPIGTGPPAPCATWGPPSPAGAGSPPDVPGPGSLLPTSPPRSGCPPGPLGLASPDSTCGAEPLPPCSTPGLGPPGSPPWQPPLGIEEAVTLPPPSPPSTSQDEDGPPLDTYPLPSPPAWVSLGLLAGPGEGVPSPRGGSPLPGLTPASMPHTGTPPRSPSPPSLPEDPALPCLAPQEPQPGPVGQQGQEPVWGDSGHNGIGGQEQGGWPAPWERDPPPRQGDEDNSILLPQPLHKTKPGFALLLARDTPHPQLPGGTSPPAEDEDLSPHAV